CTCCTAAGAGTTTATGTTTTGGGAAGATTAGTCTGACATTGTCGTGTAGGCTACATTTTtactggggagaggagagaggcagaaattTGTCAGGAAGCCGTTTGCAGTTTCCAAGTAAGGTGCAAAAGTCTAAACTAGAGTAACGGTGGTAGGGATAAGAGATAAACCAGATTCCAGAGATATTTCTAAAAGGATTCGTAGAACTGGGACTTATGAGGCACGAGGAAGAAccagaagcaaccaagatatgaCACTTAAGTGAATGGAAAATGTATGACCAAATTCATCGGTTTTCAGAATCAACATATAGACACATGTATCTAGTATTATGCTAGGAATACCACAGTAAGGAAACCCTAGTACCTGAAAATTGCAGTTTGTCTGTCCAGCTGCGGGAGAAGGGTTTCACGGCCGGGACCAGGAAGAAGAACTGGATTAGGCTAGAATTTGAGTTTGTTAGAAGTTAAGGAAATAACAGCtgaatttttcttatattattttagattgcctttctcttttccaagGTGCTGACAGCTTATTGGATATAAGTTCTGAAGCTGACCAACAAGATCTTCTTGCCCTATTGCAAGCAAAAGTTGCTTCCCTTACCTTACATAATAAGGAATTACAAGATAAATTACAAGTAGGTAAATAGATTGCTACCACAGCCTATTCTGTAGAGTCAAGCTATTGTTTTTTCAGGAGTAGTCAGATGTATTTTGTTCTAAATATCTACATTAGTTTCTTCTTGTTTCTAAATGTAGTTATCTTTAAGCATATTATAGTTTCATATCATTTGTTTCTTGAAAGTGTTATTCATTAaccctatttttataaattagtaaattgtatataattaatatacatgATACATATGATATgacagttatatatatttttataaaatgtagatgtataaataaaatagacactgtgtaaataaaatttatatataaatatatacatagaattaTATATGACagttttatgtatgtataaaattttatatatgcatcaaaattttatattttaaattacatatataatattagtTATTCATTTAGTAAAATTGATCATTTGGCAGATTTTAGAACTTGATAAGAAGTATCTATACTATGCTCATTGCCCCTCTTGGCAAGTAGAATggtattaaaaacaaaggaaaaacttgAATGAGAGGTTTTACAGACAAAACAATTCCGGTGTTTTGAAAGTGACACAAATCATCTGTCCTAATAGAGTACAGAGTAAGTTTTGTGTCATTAGTCCGACTCTCACATCCCAGGACATGTTTTTTTGTGGCACGGAAGTTACACATGCGAAATGGTCATCCTGCTCCTCCCATACTTGACTTTCGGATTTGTTCCTCTCACTCCAGTTGCCTGTTCACTTAACCACACCTTTGGTGCCAtttaattcttgctttctttcctagGCCAAGTCACCCAAGGAGGCAGAAGCAGACCTAAGCTTTGACTCTTACCATTCCACCCAAACCGACTTGGCCCCGTCCCTGGGCAAACCTGGTGAAGCCTCTCCCCCAGATGCCAAATCATCTCCCTCTGTCTTAACACATTCCTTAGGTAAATCCACTATTGACAGTGACGTCAGAATTCAGCAACTACAGGAGATTTTGCAAGACTTGCAGAAGAGATTAGAGAGTTCTGAAGCAGAAAGGAAACAGCTACAGGCTGAACTCCAGTCCCGAAGGACAGAACTGGTGTGCTTAAACAACACAGAGATGTCAGAGAACGGCTCTGACCTCAGCCAGAAACTTAAGGAAACCCAGAGCAAGTACGAGGAGGCCATGAAAGAAGTCCTTAGTGTGCAGAAGCAGATGAAACTGGGTCTCGTCTCGCCTGAGAGCGTGGATAGTTACTCACATCTCCGTGAGCTGAGGGTCTCTGAGGAGGAAATAGATGTGCTAAAGCAGGATCTGCAGAAGGcattagaagaaagtgaaagaaataaagagaaagtgagaaagtTAGAGGAAAAACttacagagagggagaaagatacCGTGATGAAGCCACCTGCAGAAGAATATGAGGAAATGAAAAGTTCATACTGCTCTGTTATTGAGAATATGAATAAGGAGAAAGcatttttgtttgagaaataCCAAGAAGCCCAAGAAGAAATCATGAAATTAAAGGACACACTAAAAAGTCAGGTGACACAGGAAGCCAGTGATGAAGCTGGGGACATGAAAGAGGCCATGAATAGGATGATAGATGAACTCAATAAACAGGTGAGCGAGCTGTCACAGCTGTACAAAGAAGCCCAGGCTGAGCTGGAGGATTACAGGAAGAGGAAATCTTTAGAGGACGTAACCACCGAATATATCCATAAGGCAGAGCATGAAAAATTGATGCAAGTGACAAACGTGTCCAGGGCTAAAGCAGAAGATGCACTGTCTGAAATGAAGTCTCAGTATTCAAAAGTGTTGAATGAGTTGACCCAGCTAAAACAACTGGTCGATGCACAGAAAGAGAACTCTGTCTCTATCACAGAACATTTGCAAGTGATAACCACGCTGCGGACTACCGcgaaagagatggaagaaaaaataagcagTCTTAAAGAGCGTCTTGCAAGCAAGGAACTGGAAGTGGCAAAGCTGGAGAAACAACTCCTAGAAGAGAAAGCTGCTATGACAGACGCGATGGTACCCAGGGCTTCCTATGAAAAGCTCCGGGCATCCCTAGAGAGTGAAGTGAGTGTGTTGGCATTGAAATTAAAGGAttcagtaaaagagaaagaaaaggtccATTCAGAGGTTGCCCAGATTAGAAGTGAGGTCTCacaagtaaaaagagaaaaggaaaatattcagacTCTCTTGAAATCcaaagagcaagaaataaatgaactTCTGCAAAAATTCCAGCAAGCTCAGGAAGAActtgcagaaatgaaaagatattctgAGAGCTCTTCTAAAGTGGAGGAGGATAAAGATAAAAAGGTTGGTGTAATTCTATTGCTGTTGGGTTTCTAGCAATAAGTCCTCAGCCTTTCGACCTTTTCTGTATTAAACATTTATAGTATTTGTTGGCACCAACCTGTTGTGAATGCTCAGAAGCTCTGCATGTGACTATATCTGTCCCCACAATCACATTGAGCAGAATTTGttagataattatattttttaaaaaattgatcttCTGCCACTTCTCCTTACACTAAAGCATTTTCACATACTTGGTACATACTTgtcctttaaaaatcattttacagaAGCTCTGCTGCCAGTGTCAGGGATCAGCAGTGAATCTGCAAACTGAAAGTGTTTATGGTCCATCTCAAACTTCAACTCCTCTTTCTGAATCCAGAACAGAGTCTGCTATCATACGGAAACTCAGACTCTGAGGCTTAATGCTGCTTCCCTAAACTCCACGAGTGTCCTCACCTCCCCCAAGTCAGTATAAAACTACCCTCCCTGGCCCGCATTCCCAAAGGTATACAGGAGGGGGTGCAGAACGTAGGGGCAGGCAATTGGAGACGGCCCTGGATGTGGCCAGAAGAAGGAGGGAAGCGAAGGAAAGTTCAGGATGGTTTCCTGTGTCAGAGGTTCTGAATGGCATTCATTAGAGCGctatttatctttattcttttgtaatgAATGTTTCAAAAAGAGTTTGAAAAGCCTACAAGGGGGTGGGGAGTTAGGGAGTGGTGGGGCGAGGTGGGGGGTTGTGTTCACTTTCAAGCAAGGTGTCCAGAGATATCAGGCTTCCTAAGACTTATTCCTGATTGCCCATGTCAGCAATACTGGACAAGACATAGCCGTCTCCAAATAAAGAATGCCTGAAATcctatttctgatttcttttattcAACTACACTCCTTTTAAgggtaaaagaaggaaatcaacaTCACAGCTTTAGTTTCCCTCATGCACCAAAACACAATATGTAATTCAGGGGCCTTTAATAGGACATAATGAGAGGGCTTTGTTGGTTTGCCTGATTCTGTTATCTGTTTCATTttatgagttttcttttaaaaatgaaagaattattccAAAGTCTCAGGTCCCAGAGGCCAAAAGAGATGACTGTGTTCAAGGCTTAGAAATATCTAACATTTTGCTTCCGTAGACATTACTGCCTATTGACACAGTTTTCCTTTGTCGCTAGATAAATGAGATGTCGAAGGAAGTCATCAAATTGAAGGAGGCCCTGAACAGCCTGTCGCAGCTCTCCTACTCAACAAGCTCGTCCAAAAGACAGAGTCAGCAGCTGGAAGCGCTGCAGCAGCAGGTCAAGCAGCTCCAGCACCAGCTGGCCGTGAGTGGGCGCATTTCCGCTGCCTGGTTTGGGGTGGAGGGCGGGGCAGGTCACATACAACTCAGATGTCAGGGCATGTTGGCGTGAGAAAAAGATTCCCAGCCAAAGGAATGTTGTACTTCAGTGAGCAATTGACTGGAGACTTCTTCAGTGAGGGCAAAAGAGGGGACTGCTGGTGGAACCCCCAGTCAGTCTGCAACAAGGTGGGTTAGACGCGTAACCAGGAAGAGAGGAACTGCTTGTGCACTCATCCACTGACTTTCCGCCCCTTCTCCTTTGTCTGCAACAGGCGTTCCCCACCTCTGGGAGTGGCAAGAGCTTTTTCTTACTAGGGGCCAGGATCTACATGTATGAAGCTGCTTCTTGGTCCCTCTGCATATTTCACCCAGGAAAACCCTTTAATATCTGAATTGGTTTCCTGGGGCTGttataacaaatcaccacaaacttggtttaaaacaacatggatttattatcttatggttctggagatcagaagtctgaaatcaagttcACTGGACTAAtgtcaaggtgtgggcagggctggttctTTCTCCAtgttctaggggagaatccatatccttgccttttccagcttctagaggccacctgcgtTCCCCTGACTCATggcttcccctcctccttcttcagAGCACATCACTTCACCTGCTGCATCTGTTTTCCCATTTCCGTTTTCTGCCTTTGACTTTCAGgactccctcttataaggacccttgtgattccATTAAAAGCTCACCTAGATAATCCACAATAATCTTTCtttccatctcaaaatccttaattacGTCTACAAGATCCCTTTTGTCATACAATGTACATTCAGAagttctagggattaggatgtggacatctttggagagCCATTATTTGCCCTCCAGTGATATCTGTTAAGGTTTTAGCTATCATAGGTACATTACAGTTTCCACGTGAAGTCAAGGGTTAGTCAGTCCTGGACTGTCTGTGGCTTCCATATACAAACAACATGGATTTGATGATTTCTCCAGTATAGACTGAACACTAGTAAATTCAGTGTCTGCACTCCTTACTCTGGCTGCCACAAAGCACAATACTGGCTTTTTGGAGTTAACAACTCTCGCAGTGGTGGAATCGGGAAAAGAAGATGCTCCTTACTGTGTTCTACAGGTCATTCTTCTCCTGGTAAAATGGCTATTACTTATAAAGTGCTAATGATTTATGTAGTAATTCTTATACTTACTCAGCATGTGTTTGTTGAGTTCGTATTAACATATCAGTATTTAACACGGTGCCCATGGTATAAAAGTAAGACATAATCCCTGCCCTGCATACTGTGGGCATCTATAGGAAATGTTTCTGCCCAATCTGGTGAGTCATGAAAAGCTTTCTACAGGAGGTGATGTTTATGCTGAGTCTAGAAGGGATGAGTGAGAACTTTTCCTTACTCAGCGAGGACTGAGATGTGGCACTAACTGGCCCTTGGTAACTTTGGGGAGAGCTACTCCAGCAGAGTGGGGGGGTAGAATCTGGACTGCAGTAGGCTGGCTGCTAGAGAAGTGAGTGAGTAGGTGGGGATCTGGTGGGGCTGAAGAAGCACAGCAGAGGGTGGGGGAAGCCTAAATCAGGTTTGCTGGAAAGATAGGAGATGGTGGTCGGAAGGTGGGATGCTTTCAGTGGAGATTTCAGAGGCGGTAATGAGGGGGGCAGGGCTGTGACCATGGCTGAAAGGAAGAGGAGCAAGTCATCAAAGCTGAGATCAGAGAGTGGAGAGGCCCAGGTGTTAAATGGGTCATGCACGCAGAAATATTATAGGCAACCAAATGATGACAGAAGCAGGGATGGAAAAGAAGACAGTTATCAGAAGATAAAGTCATAAGTAATCAAGGGGGTGGTTAGCTGAAAGGTGGGGAGGGAACAATACAAAGAGAGGGACCAAGTGTACTTTTGTATGACATGAACTTCAAAGGACTGAGGTTTCAAAGGTTGTCCTTTAATCAGAAGGATACTCATATTCTGACactgagagaaaggaagggacaaTAGGTGTTGATGGActtttgtagatttttaaagtaatctgTATATGATAGTCTCAATTTTCACGATGAAATAGAAGGAAAGGCTTGTAGAAGAGTTCAGAGCTAAGATCCTTGAAacagcttgaggtcaggagttcgggaccagtcTGTGCAATGGCGAGAGCTCATctatacaaaagtagagagattaGCCAAGTGTGGCATATGCTTAtagttgcagctacttgggaggctgaaggattgcttgaacccaggagtttgaggttacagtgaatatgatgatgccactgcactctagcctgggcaacagggtgagaccctgtctcaaaaaaaaataaataaataatatatatatatatatacacacatatatatatatctttgaaaCAGTCACTGAGAGGATTGGAGTAATAGTTCaacaaggagaaataaaagcgTGAACAACTATACTGAAGAACCATTTGCAATTCTTGTTTGCTTTCTCTGTACACTGATAGCTGAGTAAAATTGAGCTCCCTGGGAATTATACAACACTGGTCATATAGTGAGTAATCCATAATTCCCTTAGAgggaatatacttttaaaattaaattaatacacATTTGGTCATTatagaaaagttggaaaaatacagaaaactctaAAAAGTTCCTATAAATTGAAATTGCCCATAATTCAACAATTCTGAGATAATCACTTTTTGCATCTGCTATATTTCCTTGCAGTATTTACTTTGAGTGAATATGTCTGTATTTGCATAagtacatgtacatatatttctaaaacaaacttGAGATTATAAGAACTCATTTTTACATGAGTTTTTTCTAGAGTTGATATACCAAGATGAagtaggtagatttttttttctctaagaataTTGACAAGTATTCAGAAACATACAAGCCAATGAGCCCACAGTAATTTTACAAGCTTCATATGCTAGCATATAGTGGAGAGTATCACTTGGGTAGCATTTGATTACAACTTTCTCATagctttttgtttctgttctttaaagATCTCCCAAGCTcattaataattcaaattttctctttctagGAATGCAAGAAACAACACCAGGAGGTCATATCAGTTTACAGAATGCATCTTCTGTACGCTGTGCAGGTAGGGTAATGCCCCTGAACGTTTCTGGACATCCTAAAGAAATGTGGCAGCACATGTTGCCAAAACTCATTAAACTAGTAGAACAAACAAAAATTCGAGGAGAATCCTTTTTACTGGAAAGCCTGAAAATgccttttgctttgctttggatTTTGTGTCCAGAGCCTTGTGCTCTGTTTACCGGGAGCAGCCTCACCATTCATTGAGAAATGAAGGGCCATGTGGCTGCTGTTGGCTATCGAGAGGACCGTGCTTTTCCTTTCCAGGCATGCCGATGTTCTCAGAGCCGTCAGCACTGCCTTACCTTGGTTATTGTTGGTGCTCTGGCTCGCTCAGCTCACATTTGTAACTGAGACCCCACATGGCCTTGGCTAAGGGTTTTGGTAGACAGCTGGGGTCTCATCCTCTCATTGAGTCAGTTCCTCATAGAAATGTGGGACCTGATAGGGCTTATGTTCTTCTGAAAGATGGGGGAGTAAGCCACGGGCTTCCTGCCAGCCAGCCATCTCATTCCTCAGAGGAGAAAGTGCCATGACTTCATTTAGGTTCTCACGGTTATCTTTTGTTTGAATTTCATAGGGCCAGATGGATGAAGATGTCCAGAAAGTACTGAAGCAAATCCTTACCATGTGTAAAAACCAGTCTCAAAAGAAGTAAAGTGGATTCCTTGGCAGGATACTACCCCCTTGTTGTCCATCTTTGTGTTAGATCCAGAGTTGTTGGCAAACACTGCCATTGTTCTCATTTGTGGTATGCACTGTGGCCTAGCATAGCTTCTTCCCTTTCCGGAGTTTTCTGAGGACCTGTCCCAGGAGAAGACTGCCTTCCTCAGAACTACTTAGACTTCAAACCAGCAGAGGTGAAAGTCCCTGTGAACCCTTCAGGTTCTAGGGCTGGGATCAGCCACATCCACAGGTCTGGTCCTGATGTGGCAGGAGGACACCCTCCGTGGTACCTGACCAGCTGAGTTGAGTGGCTCCATCACCCCTGAGTGATATGCTGAAGTCTCCACACAGTGAATGCTGCTTCCGTTCCTTCACTCGGGCCGTGCCAGTCAGCATAGGAGAGCTCTTTTTGCCTTGGGCTTCCAATCCCGAAAGCATGATTTACTTTCTGACCAAATTAGTATGGCACTAGTTATGAAGCACATGCTTAAGACCCTTTATCATGGTATCCTGTGGATTTAAGAACTCCAGTTCCATCTTTTTCCTTCATCTGCCTTATATATCTCATCACCCTGCTTATCAACCGCATACTTTGATGAGCACTATTAACTAAAAcatgaagtttaaaaacaaaagcaaattgtCCTTAAAAGCTTTTTTAATTAAATCGTTGACATATTGCAAATTTTCTATGCAAACTTGCCTCCTGCTGTTATCCGTGAAGCTCAGGAAATCCAAAC
This portion of the Eulemur rufifrons isolate Redbay chromosome 17, OSU_ERuf_1, whole genome shotgun sequence genome encodes:
- the RAI14 gene encoding ankycorbin isoform X5, producing MFSLGKAAFLGVSTVKGKTNEWNKNDDRLLQAVENGDAEKVASLLGKKGASATKHDSEGKTAFHLAAAKGQVECLRVMVTHGVDVTAQDTTGHSALHLAAKNSHHECIRKLLQSKCPAESIDSSGKTALHYAAAQGCLQAVQVLCEHKSPINFKDLDGNIPLLLAVQNGHSEICRFLLDHGADVNSRDKSGRTALMLACEIGSSNIVEALIKKGADLNLVDSLGHNALHYSKLSENAGIQSLLLSKISQDADLKTPTKPKQLSDVSSPRSITSTPLSGKESVFFAEPPFKAEISSIRENKDRLSDSTTDCLSLFQGADSLLDISSEADQQDLLALLQAKVASLTLHNKELQDKLQAKSPKEAEADLSFDSYHSTQTDLAPSLGKPGEASPPDAKSSPSVLTHSLGKSTIDSDVRIQQLQEILQDLQKRLESSEAERKQLQAELQSRRTELVCLNNTEMSENGSDLSQKLKETQSKYEEAMKEVLSVQKQMKLGLVSPESVDSYSHLRELRVSEEEIDVLKQDLQKALEESERNKEKVRKLEEKLTEREKDTVMKPPAEEYEEMKSSYCSVIENMNKEKAFLFEKYQEAQEEIMKLKDTLKSQVTQEASDEAGDMKEAMNRMIDELNKQVSELSQLYKEAQAELEDYRKRKSLEDVTTEYIHKAEHEKLMQVTNVSRAKAEDALSEMKSQYSKVLNELTQLKQLVDAQKENSVSITEHLQVITTLRTTAKEMEEKISSLKERLASKELEVAKLEKQLLEEKAAMTDAMVPRASYEKLRASLESEVSVLALKLKDSVKEKEKVHSEVAQIRSEVSQVKREKENIQTLLKSKEQEINELLQKFQQAQEELAEMKRYSESSSKVEEDKDKKINEMSKEVIKLKEALNSLSQLSYSTSSSKRQSQQLEALQQQVKQLQHQLAECKKQHQEVISVYRMHLLYAVQGQMDEDVQKVLKQILTMCKNQSQKK
- the RAI14 gene encoding ankycorbin isoform X4, whose amino-acid sequence is MKSLKAKFRKSDTNEWNKNDDRLLQAVENGDAEKVASLLGKKGASATKHDSEGKTAFHLAAAKGQVECLRVMVTHGVDVTAQDTTGHSALHLAAKNSHHECIRKLLQSKCPAESIDSSGKTALHYAAAQGCLQAVQVLCEHKSPINFKDLDGNIPLLLAVQNGHSEICRFLLDHGADVNSRDKSGRTALMLACEIGSSNIVEALIKKGADLNLVDSLGHNALHYSKLSENAGIQSLLLSKISQDADLKTPTKPKQHDQVSKISSERSGTPKKRKAPPPPISPTQLSDVSSPRSITSTPLSGKESVFFAEPPFKAEISSIRENKDRLSDSTTGADSLLDISSEADQQDLLALLQAKVASLTLHNKELQDKLQAKSPKEAEADLSFDSYHSTQTDLAPSLGKPGEASPPDAKSSPSVLTHSLGKSTIDSDVRIQQLQEILQDLQKRLESSEAERKQLQAELQSRRTELVCLNNTEMSENGSDLSQKLKETQSKYEEAMKEVLSVQKQMKLGLVSPESVDSYSHLRELRVSEEEIDVLKQDLQKALEESERNKEKVRKLEEKLTEREKDTVMKPPAEEYEEMKSSYCSVIENMNKEKAFLFEKYQEAQEEIMKLKDTLKSQVTQEASDEAGDMKEAMNRMIDELNKQVSELSQLYKEAQAELEDYRKRKSLEDVTTEYIHKAEHEKLMQVTNVSRAKAEDALSEMKSQYSKVLNELTQLKQLVDAQKENSVSITEHLQVITTLRTTAKEMEEKISSLKERLASKELEVAKLEKQLLEEKAAMTDAMVPRASYEKLRASLESEVSVLALKLKDSVKEKEKVHSEVAQIRSEVSQVKREKENIQTLLKSKEQEINELLQKFQQAQEELAEMKRYSESSSKVEEDKDKKINEMSKEVIKLKEALNSLSQLSYSTSSSKRQSQQLEALQQQVKQLQHQLAECKKQHQEVISVYRMHLLYAVQGQMDEDVQKVLKQILTMCKNQSQKK
- the RAI14 gene encoding ankycorbin isoform X2 — encoded protein: MKSLKAKFRKSDTNEWNKNDDRLLQAVENGDAEKVASLLGKKGASATKHDSEGKTAFHLAAAKGQVECLRVMVTHGVDVTAQDTTGHSALHLAAKNSHHECIRKLLQSKCPAESIDSSGKTALHYAAAQGCLQAVQVLCEHKSPINFKDLDGNIPLLLAVQNGHSEICRFLLDHGADVNSRDKSGRTALMLACEIGSSNIVEALIKKGADLNLVDSLGHNALHYSKLSENAGIQSLLLSKISQDADLKTPTKPKQHDQVSKISSERSGTPKKRKAPPPPISPTQLSDVSSPRSITSTPLSGKESVFFAEPPFKAEISSIRENKDRLSDSTTDCLSLFQGADSLLDISSEADQQDLLALLQAKVASLTLHNKELQDKLQAKSPKEAEADLSFDSYHSTQTDLAPSLGKPGEASPPDAKSSPSVLTHSLGKSTIDSDVRIQQLQEILQDLQKRLESSEAERKQLQAELQSRRTELVCLNNTEMSENGSDLSQKLKETQSKYEEAMKEVLSVQKQMKLGLVSPESVDSYSHLRELRVSEEEIDVLKQDLQKALEESERNKEKVRKLEEKLTEREKDTVMKPPAEEYEEMKSSYCSVIENMNKEKAFLFEKYQEAQEEIMKLKDTLKSQVTQEASDEAGDMKEAMNRMIDELNKQVSELSQLYKEAQAELEDYRKRKSLEDVTTEYIHKAEHEKLMQVTNVSRAKAEDALSEMKSQYSKVLNELTQLKQLVDAQKENSVSITEHLQVITTLRTTAKEMEEKISSLKERLASKELEVAKLEKQLLEEKAAMTDAMVPRASYEKLRASLESEVSVLALKLKDSVKEKEKVHSEVAQIRSEVSQVKREKENIQTLLKSKEQEINELLQKFQQAQEELAEMKRYSESSSKVEEDKDKKINEMSKEVIKLKEALNSLSQLSYSTSSSKRQSQQLEALQQQVKQLQHQLAECKKQHQEVISVYRMHLLYAVQGQMDEDVQKVLKQILTMCKNQSQKK
- the RAI14 gene encoding ankycorbin isoform X7, producing the protein MKSLKAKFRKSDTNEWNKNDDRLLQAVENGDAEKVASLLGKKGASATKHDSEGKTAFHLAAAKGQVECLRVMVTHGVDVTAQDTTGHSALHLAAKNSHHECIRKLLQSKCPAESIDSSGKTALHYAAAQGCLQAVQVLCEHKSPINFKDLDGNIPLLLAVQNGHSEICRFLLDHGADVNSRDKSGRTALMLACEIGSSNIVEALIKKGADLNLVDSLGHNALHYSKLSENAGIQSLLLSKISQDADLKTPTKPKQLSDVSSPRSITSTPLSGKESVFFAEPPFKAEISSIRENKDRLSDSTTGADSLLDISSEADQQDLLALLQAKVASLTLHNKELQDKLQAKSPKEAEADLSFDSYHSTQTDLAPSLGKPGEASPPDAKSSPSVLTHSLGKSTIDSDVRIQQLQEILQDLQKRLESSEAERKQLQAELQSRRTELVCLNNTEMSENGSDLSQKLKETQSKYEEAMKEVLSVQKQMKLGLVSPESVDSYSHLRELRVSEEEIDVLKQDLQKALEESERNKEKVRKLEEKLTEREKDTVMKPPAEEYEEMKSSYCSVIENMNKEKAFLFEKYQEAQEEIMKLKDTLKSQVTQEASDEAGDMKEAMNRMIDELNKQVSELSQLYKEAQAELEDYRKRKSLEDVTTEYIHKAEHEKLMQVTNVSRAKAEDALSEMKSQYSKVLNELTQLKQLVDAQKENSVSITEHLQVITTLRTTAKEMEEKISSLKERLASKELEVAKLEKQLLEEKAAMTDAMVPRASYEKLRASLESEVSVLALKLKDSVKEKEKVHSEVAQIRSEVSQVKREKENIQTLLKSKEQEINELLQKFQQAQEELAEMKRYSESSSKVEEDKDKKINEMSKEVIKLKEALNSLSQLSYSTSSSKRQSQQLEALQQQVKQLQHQLAECKKQHQEVISVYRMHLLYAVQGQMDEDVQKVLKQILTMCKNQSQKK
- the RAI14 gene encoding ankycorbin isoform X1, with protein sequence MFSLGKAAFLGVSTVKGKTNEWNKNDDRLLQAVENGDAEKVASLLGKKGASATKHDSEGKTAFHLAAAKGQVECLRVMVTHGVDVTAQDTTGHSALHLAAKNSHHECIRKLLQSKCPAESIDSSGKTALHYAAAQGCLQAVQVLCEHKSPINFKDLDGNIPLLLAVQNGHSEICRFLLDHGADVNSRDKSGRTALMLACEIGSSNIVEALIKKGADLNLVDSLGHNALHYSKLSENAGIQSLLLSKISQDADLKTPTKPKQHDQVSKISSERSGTPKKRKAPPPPISPTQLSDVSSPRSITSTPLSGKESVFFAEPPFKAEISSIRENKDRLSDSTTDCLSLFQGADSLLDISSEADQQDLLALLQAKVASLTLHNKELQDKLQAKSPKEAEADLSFDSYHSTQTDLAPSLGKPGEASPPDAKSSPSVLTHSLGKSTIDSDVRIQQLQEILQDLQKRLESSEAERKQLQAELQSRRTELVCLNNTEMSENGSDLSQKLKETQSKYEEAMKEVLSVQKQMKLGLVSPESVDSYSHLRELRVSEEEIDVLKQDLQKALEESERNKEKVRKLEEKLTEREKDTVMKPPAEEYEEMKSSYCSVIENMNKEKAFLFEKYQEAQEEIMKLKDTLKSQVTQEASDEAGDMKEAMNRMIDELNKQVSELSQLYKEAQAELEDYRKRKSLEDVTTEYIHKAEHEKLMQVTNVSRAKAEDALSEMKSQYSKVLNELTQLKQLVDAQKENSVSITEHLQVITTLRTTAKEMEEKISSLKERLASKELEVAKLEKQLLEEKAAMTDAMVPRASYEKLRASLESEVSVLALKLKDSVKEKEKVHSEVAQIRSEVSQVKREKENIQTLLKSKEQEINELLQKFQQAQEELAEMKRYSESSSKVEEDKDKKINEMSKEVIKLKEALNSLSQLSYSTSSSKRQSQQLEALQQQVKQLQHQLAECKKQHQEVISVYRMHLLYAVQGQMDEDVQKVLKQILTMCKNQSQKK
- the RAI14 gene encoding ankycorbin isoform X8, which encodes MFSLGKAAFLGVSTVKGKTNEWNKNDDRLLQAVENGDAEKVASLLGKKGASATKHDSEGKTAFHLAAAKGQVECLRVMVTHGVDVTAQDTTGHSALHLAAKNSHHECIRKLLQSKCPAESIDSSGKTALHYAAAQGCLQAVQVLCEHKSPINFKDLDGNIPLLLAVQNGHSEICRFLLDHGADVNSRDKSGRTALMLACEIGSSNIVEALIKKGADLNLVDSLGHNALHYSKLSENAGIQSLLLSKISQDADLKTPTKPKQAEISSIRENKDRLSDSTTDCLSLFQGADSLLDISSEADQQDLLALLQAKVASLTLHNKELQDKLQAKSPKEAEADLSFDSYHSTQTDLAPSLGKPGEASPPDAKSSPSVLTHSLGKSTIDSDVRIQQLQEILQDLQKRLESSEAERKQLQAELQSRRTELVCLNNTEMSENGSDLSQKLKETQSKYEEAMKEVLSVQKQMKLGLVSPESVDSYSHLRELRVSEEEIDVLKQDLQKALEESERNKEKVRKLEEKLTEREKDTVMKPPAEEYEEMKSSYCSVIENMNKEKAFLFEKYQEAQEEIMKLKDTLKSQVTQEASDEAGDMKEAMNRMIDELNKQVSELSQLYKEAQAELEDYRKRKSLEDVTTEYIHKAEHEKLMQVTNVSRAKAEDALSEMKSQYSKVLNELTQLKQLVDAQKENSVSITEHLQVITTLRTTAKEMEEKISSLKERLASKELEVAKLEKQLLEEKAAMTDAMVPRASYEKLRASLESEVSVLALKLKDSVKEKEKVHSEVAQIRSEVSQVKREKENIQTLLKSKEQEINELLQKFQQAQEELAEMKRYSESSSKVEEDKDKKINEMSKEVIKLKEALNSLSQLSYSTSSSKRQSQQLEALQQQVKQLQHQLAECKKQHQEVISVYRMHLLYAVQGQMDEDVQKVLKQILTMCKNQSQKK